GTTAAATTTCTATGGATTTCTATAAATTTCTAGTCCAGTCCTCTAGCTGTGAAATACTCCTCCTGCAAGGCAGGTATGACTCAGTATGGTGCAGCCATTTCCCAAGACCCAGGCCCCCTGCCCACTCTGTTGTGAGGGTTCCTGCCCATACCTGACTCATCTGCCCATGCAGGGGAATGGCAGTGAAGCCCAGGTTGcggagcagcagagcagtccTCTGAGTATTGTTACATGTACTGCAGAATATCATGAAAGAGTTACCAGCCAGTTCATTCAAGATATAAACCAGGTAGCTGTCCTGTAAAGAAACAGAGGGAGAattcaaaaaaccccagagataATCACATGTGCAACATTAAGTCTAGGactcagaaaatgaaaatatattggACAGTTGTGGGAGCAAGAAAAGACAGTaagaaagaagaaacagaagTGCCATTACCTTGAATTTGGAGGGGATGAAAATATAGTATTGCTGTAGTTTTTCAACTGTCTGATACTTGGAAGAAACAGCACATTTAACAGGATTCTTCAGAGCAGCACGCTGGAGTTTTTGAACCTGGTAACATCAATGAAATTTACTTGGACAGAGATCTTGCCAGAAAATTGTATTAATACAGGCTAGTCAAAAGGATAGCCTGATAGAAGGAGAACTAAAACAGATTTAGTGTGCTCCCACCTTCTTGGTCATGGTGGCAGAAAATAGGAATGTCTTCCTATCTCGAGGAATCACTTTTAATATCTTATCCACCTgtaaaaaaataaggaaatggAAATACTAAACACTACAAGCAAGCAAGACACAAACTTTCCACAAATATAAAGATCATCCACATGAAGACTAATGCATATGCAAACATACAGtaggaacaattttttttttcttctagagGAAAGGTGTAGGCTGATATCTTGTTGACAATTAGGCAGTGTGAACTCCAAAAGTCCAACAACAGTGCAAACATCAGGCAATGTTTCTGCAGGAATGTGTCTGTGATGGTTTTCTACCCTAACTACATTCTATGTCAGGCACTCCAGAGACACTAGTGGATTTGAGAGTGCCTCCTACTGTCTTGGCAGTGCTCTGCAGAACTCTGCTATGTTCTAATCCCACCACCGATTTGTCTGTAATTGTTAGATTTTAGTTACAATTCACTACTAATTTCTACAAGACAGCTCAGTGTTTCCCGTGTATGATGCGATTTCAAAGGGACTCATCCAACATTCCAAACTCATCTTTCAGCACATCCCCACCTCGGTCTCGAAATCCATGTTAAGGATCCGGTCAGCCTCATCCATCACCAGGAACTTCAGAGCTCGTAAGTTGAAGCCCTTTGTGTTCTCCAGATGATCAACCAGACGGCCAGGGGTTGCTACCAACAGCACAACAAGAGCAAATTCAGAAtgaaagcagaggaaaagaTCCAAACAGGCAAGACAGCTGTCCATTAcagaaacaggattctttgccCAGGAAAAGTAAAGATTGCTTTGTGGGAATAACTCTTTCATAGGGTATCTTCAGAGGGTGTTTTGAAATAAGACTAATGGAGTCAGACTCTCTGAAGAATGTCCTAAAAAGAAGTGACACAAAAAAGACCGCAGACAAGCTGTACTGCAAAAGATGAGAGCAGCATTTCAAATACTTGAGAATGAAAAAATAAGCCAAAAGCACTCCAGGTCTAGCAGGAATGCTTTGGAACAAGCTTGTAGCAACAAAGTTACTGGTCGATACTTTAGAAACATTAACAAGCCAGTACTCAGAGCTGGGACAAAACACAAATGAAGGATGTACTCTCCTTCCTTTGGTTAGCTGCAGTTTGATAATAGTCACACTCCACATCCCCAGCACATCAACTTACCAATTATAACATGTGGTTTCTTGGCTAAGGCCAGAGACTGAGACATCGTGTCAATTCCACCCACAATAACCGCTGCAGGACAAAGAGAGGGGAGTGAATCCCTCAGTGTAGCACCAGCCCACCCCAGGCACTGCAGTGTTCACTCTGACTGCCCACCATCCACAGCAATTCTGTACAAATGAAAAGTTACTTCTTTTTATGAGAATTTACTTTATTTTAGCATATCTGATCTTCCTAGGCTTCTTAAGCCATGCAATTAATTCCTAATTTGCCacaagtattttattttcacagCTGCAGAGCTACAGGCAGAATCTATTCCTTTCAGTTTAACTCAACTGCAAAAATCGAGGAATTCTAAAAATACCCACAAAGCATTTTTTGAGAGATTATCCAAAGAATCAATACAACAGTCTGAAAGGAAGATTAAACGACATCACACCATAGGAGGGAGCTCTATGCAATTTCACTGGACACACACCAACTCTCGGAACACTCTCCTCTACTTCCACATTTAACTATTTAGACACAGAATGCAGAAGAGCTGCAGACCACTCCATGAGGAAAGACCACACAGTCTTTTCTTCTCAAAGCTGATACCAGATCTCTGTCTTCCAGCAGCGTAAGCTTTTCTCACATTTTGTTCAACCCCTCATACAAATCCTCCATTTTTATCTTTGCAATCTCGAGCTGACAAACCGGCCTTCAGAAAAACGGGTGCAATACTGTAAAAGTCACTTACTGCTTTGAACACCAATGGAGGACCCCAGAGCTTCAAACTGCTCTGAGATTTGAAAGGCCAGCTCCCTTGTTGGTGTGAGCACAAGAGCAAATAATCGCTGAGGTGTTTCCAGAAGGGCTTGGAGAATTGGCAAAGCAAAGGCTCCTGTTTTCCCAGAGCCAGTTTCTGCCAGTCCAATGACATCCCTGCCTGAGAGAAGGAgcaaggggggaaaaaactgTTATACATCCACAATAGAGAAAGGAGCCTTTAAAGCACTGTGTTACAAAATACAAGAATTCCctcaagacaggaaaaaaggcaaagacacacagaagggaaaaacaaaccaaccacgAAGGGCCAAACCAAAGAATCTCAGAATCTCTCTGAAGCATTTTTAGGCTGTGATTTATCTGTACAATGATTACAGTCTCAATAGTAAATTTTCTAGTTAACTTATGTTAACATACAGGGTTTCATACAAACCTTAGGTTCAAAATAATTTGTACTTTATGATATCTCAAGCCTGACATCAGTTTACAGCTTAATGACTCCACCTCACTATTCTAGTCCAAATGTTGTCTGTTTAGTGGCTTACAAGGAAACAGACTGTGGTGTTTGAGACTTCAGCCATACAAACTACAGGACAACAGCACTACCAGGCTCACATTTCACAAGGCACAATTGTGCCATTGATTAACAGGGTAATCTAAACCAGTTCCTTCAGTAGGAAGGGTAGGACAGAAAGTCTTTTACCCCAAATCAATGCAGGCAACAGGGTGGAATTCATCAATAGAATCCATTATGACCTCCCAAGCTCATGCAGCTGAGAAGAACATGCTGTCAACACACCTTACACTGGAAACAATTCCTCAGGCATGCagtctttcttttgtttttttttttgtttttttttttttttttttgtttttttttttttttttttgtttttttttttttttcccaagagaaTCTTATATGTGTAAAAGAGTCTGACAGAAGTTAAATGCTAGGACAGAGAAGACActgaaagtttgttcccattcTGTCACTATGTTGTTCCTTTCCTCCTTGAGAGCATTTTGGGGGgtcttgttaaaaaaaaaaaaataaaatctagagGCAGAAATGTCTGCTGAattcagtattttatttttttgtaattcCAGAATGCTAACAGAAAGTCACTGTGGTTTGGTTATTACTCACTTCAGAAATCTAATTTCAAAGAGTTGCCTGCTCACAGCAAAGCAAATGATACATAATTAAGGAATCAGTCAAGGCATCTTCACTTtcagtcacacacacacacacactctgtaGGTCTCTGTCACAAGCAG
This region of Zonotrichia albicollis isolate bZonAlb1 chromosome 4, bZonAlb1.hap1, whole genome shotgun sequence genomic DNA includes:
- the DDX47 gene encoding putative ATP-dependent RNA helicase DDX47; the protein is MAAVEEQGSAAEPEQEQEPGSAAEEPRSFKDLGVTDVLCEACDQLGWKVPTKIQIEAIPVALQGRDVIGLAETGSGKTGAFALPILQALLETPQRLFALVLTPTRELAFQISEQFEALGSSIGVQSTVIVGGIDTMSQSLALAKKPHVIIATPGRLVDHLENTKGFNLRALKFLVMDEADRILNMDFETEVDKILKVIPRDRKTFLFSATMTKKVQKLQRAALKNPVKCAVSSKYQTVEKLQQYYIFIPSKFKDSYLVYILNELAGNSFMIFCSTCNNTQRTALLLRNLGFTAIPLHGQMSQNKRLGSLNKFKAKARSILLATDVASRGLDIPHVDVVINFDIPTHSKDYIHRVGRTARAGRSGKSITFVTQYDVELFQRIEHLIGKKLPAFPMQEEEVMMLTERVAEAQRFARMELREQGEKKRSRNDDDDTEEAIGVRNKVAGGKKKKRKA